Below is a window of Perca flavescens isolate YP-PL-M2 chromosome 12, PFLA_1.0, whole genome shotgun sequence DNA.
ACAGGAGCTCACATGCAGAGCAAACACATCCTTGATACACATTCCATTACTTTGCCGGGACTTAGCATAACATTGTTTTTACGACCTAAAGAACAGCctaggggcggcctctagctcacccagtagagcgtgcgccccacgtAAGCTGAGTCCTgagcagcggcccgggtttgaatCCGGCCTGCAGCCCTTTACTGCTTatcatcctgtctctttctctcccccctttcctgtctatccactgtcactatcgaatacaataaaaaaaaaaaaaaaacatcttttggaaattgatcttaatgccttaattaaaaaatgaggaaaaatccaacctttaaggacaccaattttctttgtgaatgaataatgtatcgtaaataaataaatgttcttccttaaaatacagggtacataagtatacacacccctatgttaaatccttatagaggcaggcagatttttatttttaaaggccagttatttgatggatctctaggtatggtgaagggtatgtgatgatgtggggctattttaattccaaaggccaggggaactttatcaggatgcatagtatcctggatccatgaaataactggcctttaaaaataaaaatctgcctctatgggaatttaaaataggggtgtgtatacttatttatttacgacacattattcattcacaaagaaaattggtgtgcTTAAAGGTTGaattttttcctcattttttttaattaaggcattaagatcattttccaaaagatgatttttttttattcctctttttagtcaactttagcatgggttcataaacttatgagcaccactgtatgtAGTGATATCTCACAGGCTATGTTATAATGCGGTTTTCAGTGGTGTCACTGCATCCCTATGTCTCTAAAAGAAGTACAGTAGGTAGAATGCTACCACAACCAATAAAATGATGGCCCAAAATATAACAATCAGAAAGGAATAAAAATAGAGCAGAATAGTATACCTCTTTTAGACCCTTGAGTCCTGTGGGGCTTTCAGCTGTAGGAGCCCACAGTTTGATGTCGTGGTCCAGCCCACTGGTGGCAATACCTGGCAGATGGGGATGTGGCTCCAGGCAGTTCACCTGTAGTTGTCGAGGGTAGagaaaatgactgaaatgataatataaagatGAAGGGGGATTTTACAGAGAATATTCAGGAGATGGTTGTCTCAGCAGCAAAAAGCTAACTCTACCGTTAAAGAAAATATACAAGCAATGCAAGCAGAGTATTTTTAATcacaataaaatatcaaaaatagTATTTTTCTGCAACTGAATACAAATAGAGATTACAGAATCAAGTGATCAGAATCACTACCGACCACTAAGCACTAAGTCATCTTTGAACCCAAcccaaatatatattattctctctctctctctttgactcACCACTCCTCCCCTGTCTCCCTCCATAAACTGGACGATGCGAGCAGAGTTCTTGTCCCACAGGTATATGTGTCCACAGTCACTGCCACTGACCACAAATTCACTGCATGGCCCATAGAAGTTCACCCCCTTCACTGTGAGAAAGAGGTGAAGATGAGAGAGGATGATAcagtgtcagtctgtgtgataACCAGAAACTCTTAACGGCCCTGCTGTATACCTTCAGAACAAAATGAGGCCATAAATACACAAGAGTTTTCATTGGCCAAATGCTTGTGAAGCTGGGCTACAGCTGATAAGTTTGATTTTTAAAACTGTGTAGATGGCAAAGGGAACTACtttattactgtaataaatGATGGCTGTAATTGGGAATGAATTTAACACCTGTAGCATTATTGCGGTGTCCCTTGTATCTCCTGCGATAGTCAGCCCCATCACTGTGGTTAGAGTCAAACAGGTAGATGTCCTCGTCATTGTAACTGGCCAGGAGCTCTGTAGAGAAAAAAAGATAGTTTAAGTTTCCTTTAATGCCATAAAGGCAGAAGATGGGCTGGCCTTTTTAAAATCACACAGAGAAGTTTTAGACAAGCTCAGCTTAGTTGTTGATCTCAGAAAAATAGATATTAATTGGACATAATTAAAGTCCTATAACTGGCTCTAAACCCAACCTTACTTGTGTTCTGAGAGCAAACTAATGCTTTTTAGAATGGACCTTAATCTGTTTGAGTGTCACTGATTGCATTGGGGTCGCATCTGGAAGGCTATGAATGGCAAAGGTTTTGGCTTTTTAAGACATTGAATCAAGCAAGAATCAAGTGTGGGGCTCATTATTTTCAATATTTCTAAAACATGTTCATAACAGAATGAGAAATTAGGTTAGGATAATCAAActaattcaaatataaatatgaAACAGGATTATGGAGACTGCAAGAAAATGAAATCATGGCATAAGATTTTGAATTATTTCCATACACATGcgagcacacacatgcatgcaaaatTGTGTCTTTATTATTGCTGTGCTTATAATAGGTAAATGTAAGATAACTGTTTTTAGTActttaaactaaaaataaaacaaagttttttttacctGTGCCATCATGACTATACACAAGGCAGGTTATGTTGGTTTTGGACTCACTGGATACCAGATGTGAAGGACAAAACTTTTTCAGGACACCATTGTTATCATTCTCATTGATCTTCCTCTGGTCATAGATCCTAAAGAGGGTGAGAAAAAGAGAATGTAAGCAACaatatcaaatattttttatacaatttccaTTGCATCCCATTTTGCAATTATAGTGAAATAATCAGCACTAGAACCACAACCTGCTTCATACCTCACATACTGATCTCTTCCGCCCACAGCAAAGTGTTGTGTCTTTGCTGGGTTGACAAAGATGGTGTACAACCCCACTTTTTTATCACCCTCCTTTACAACCACCAGTTTACTGCCAAAAAATGTAAGGAGACAAAATGGAAAAACAGGTATTAGCTCTGGCAATGGGAAAAGTTGTATGATGTCAAATGGCTAACACAGGAATATATTATGATATTTTGCCCACCTATTACACAATTCAACAGAAAATCTAATTCCTGGGTGACTGAATTTAAACTTGGTAAACTTTAATAATGGTATCACTCACTTGGCGGGACGGTCTAGACGCAGGTCAATACCAAACACCACAGCATCCTCTCCAGCAGACAGAAAAGAGCAGGGGGAATCTGGCTCAAGGGCCAGCTGGAACAAAattagaaaaacacacacacagatgagatGGGAGACTGTACTTAATTATCAGGCTGAGTCTTAAACATATTTACCACATATGAAACGTATCCTATCCTTTCTCTATTTATCTTAAATCTATCCTTATTCTCTCATTTGCAAATGCAGTACAAACACTCACCTTGTGTGCTGCCCCTTTATGCTGTGCTACCCGCTTGGTGTTCTTGCAGCGCTGAGTGGCAGAGAGCTCAGCCACTCTGATCTGACCATCTCGAGCACACATGGCCAAGGTGGAGTCTCCACTGTGAGGCAGGAACTTTGCCTATGCATATTAGGGGCAGGGCAAAGACTCATTTAAAGTTTCTTATCACAATGGTCACTTTGTCACTCTTGCAAGTTTTATCATTTACTATTGATTATTATATGTAGTAATCACTAACCCTCATTGTTAAATCAAAGTGTACAATTTTCTCTTTACCTTTAATCAACTCAAGTCCTTAATTCATCTGCTTCTTTGCTCATAAAAAAAGGTAAAGATTTTATTTTCCCCTACCTGAAAGACATTGCTCTTGTGGCCACTGTCAAACTCCAGCTCAGCACGGCGGACAGCCCAGTCCCAGATCACCACTCGCAGGTCATCGCTGCCTGAAGCCAGGCGTGTGCCCGAGGGGTTGAAGTGCAACGTGTTGACGCAGCCCGTGTGCCTCTCCAGTCGTCCCTGGAGCTCTAGCCTCTGCACAAGACCACGGGCTCCACACACACGCCTCACAAACTGGTGCGAGTTCCGGCCGATCTCCCTGGAGCGCAGTGAGGGTATCGCCCGCCATATAGGGCCACGCAGGTCGCGGAGCTCTGCTCCCAGCCACGCCTCCATAGCTTCATCATCGTCTTCATCATCtttctgttcttcttcttcttcttcttcctcgtcCTCATCGTCATCCTCATCTGAGCTGGTGGAGTGATTGGTGCCGCCGCCAGGCCTATTCCTCTTTCTGGCTGCCCTTTTCCCACCATCTTTATCCTTCGCTCTCTCCCGTCTGCCTccgtcgctctctctctcaccatccTCAGTCAGGGAGTAGAGACCGCTGCCATCCATGCTGTCTgtgtcttcttcctcctcttcctctctgtttgCCTCCATCTCTCCTTCCACATCTGGCGTAGGCTTGTCTCTAGATGCCTCTACTGTTTCTTTGGGAGCTACAGAAATAGGGAAAGTCAGAGCCATGGAGAATAAGGTTAAGATATCGCTGTCTCACTGGGAGATTCAACAAAAGGTGTAGCCTACAGCTGCTACTGTAAACTGTATTAATGTTAAGTCCTATTAGGCTGCAAAAAAGATTTTCTCAGCAGTATGcaagatatacatacataatgcaaacataatttaaaaaaagtaaagtttcTACCATACCAAACAATGTTAGCAGCATAAGCTTTTTAAAGAGCTGTTAAACTACAAGAAGGTGTTACCATATTGACAAGAAGACTGGGTTTGTCCCTCTTTGCTTCCAGAGGCATCTGCCTCCTTAAGTTGATATTCTCCTGGTTCTTTTTCTTCAGAGCCACCTAGTAGAAACAAAAATGTCCTCTGATTAACTTTCTGTGCTAAGGAGCATGACAGCTCACACAGTTATGGTATATATACTCGGTTATTTTCTTGCACTGATCCTTTACCATTAAGCGCAGGGGATTTGTCGTCAGCCTCAGCCATTCTGTCTCCTTTGTCCTGCGTCGACCCGAGGGAGAACCtatgaacaaaaacaatatttaggttgacaacaaacaaaacaacaatggctcAAATTAAGATAACAACTACTATGCATAAGTAAGCCGACATCATTTCTTGCCCTCGCAGAACTGTTGTCAGCTAACGTTACCGATGCCACACTGTTACCTTTTAGCTCCGTAGCTTCCAAATTAACAGCCAGGCTAATTTTACAACCTACCTACCGCAGCATGTAACGACAAACTAACTCGCTTGGTAACGTTAGCTGGCTCACAGGCCTGAGTAATGCCATATTTTGCTTTGTGGTGCTTTACAGTGCATTGTCCTATGTAGTGCTCCACTAACTAATGCTAACAAGCCTGCGTGAGGCTAACGAATTTCGAAACTAAATACTGCTGTCAGTCCTGCTTAACAACACAACAGCTGGTTGTCAAAAAGCGAGCAGGCAGCTAGCATTGCTTGTAGTGGCTAACTAGCATAGCTTGCGTTACCTTTACTCGAAGGCCCGACGAGGCGTACTTCTTAGTTTAGACCTAACGTTAATCTTTATTGCAGATATATTTTCTCCACCTCACTACTTAGCCA
It encodes the following:
- the dcaf8 gene encoding DDB1- and CUL4-associated factor 8 — protein: MAEADDKSPALNGGSEEKEPGEYQLKEADASGSKEGQTQSSCQYAPKETVEASRDKPTPDVEGEMEANREEEEEEDTDSMDGSGLYSLTEDGERESDGGRRERAKDKDGGKRAARKRNRPGGGTNHSTSSDEDDDEDEEEEEEEEQKDDEDDDEAMEAWLGAELRDLRGPIWRAIPSLRSREIGRNSHQFVRRVCGARGLVQRLELQGRLERHTGCVNTLHFNPSGTRLASGSDDLRVVIWDWAVRRAELEFDSGHKSNVFQAKFLPHSGDSTLAMCARDGQIRVAELSATQRCKNTKRVAQHKGAAHKLALEPDSPCSFLSAGEDAVVFGIDLRLDRPANKLVVVKEGDKKVGLYTIFVNPAKTQHFAVGGRDQYVRIYDQRKINENDNNGVLKKFCPSHLVSSESKTNITCLVYSHDGTELLASYNDEDIYLFDSNHSDGADYRRRYKGHRNNATVKGVNFYGPCSEFVVSGSDCGHIYLWDKNSARIVQFMEGDRGGVVNCLEPHPHLPGIATSGLDHDIKLWAPTAESPTGLKGLKEVMKKNKRERDEDSVRHGDQYDTQLLWFLMRHMRNRRPPRARREGADADTDESWSSPDSSDEEEGGPDHVQCMSS